Genomic DNA from Shouchella patagoniensis:
AGGAAAGTTCCCCCCTCACCTACACTATGGTATGTACCGAGACAACGGGACAACAGAATGGTCATTTGATCCCTTCCCATCATTAAAACAATGGGAAAGGGCCGCAAGAAAAGCAAATTAATAAAGGAACGTAAAAAAGCAAGGCCAAGGCCTTGCTTTTTTCATTTACGCTGATGTTTGTTTCTTATTTAACACTTGTAAGACGAACACAACAAGTGCCAGTAAAATTAATGCTGCAATCCAAGCTATGGCAATTCCAAAGAATCCAAGTACAAGGAAAGCCATCGCAGCAATAACAGCTGTAAAAACCGCATAAGGAAGCTGTGTGATTACGTGATCCATATGATGAGAACCAGATCCTGCTGCTGACAAAATAGTTGAATCAGAAATTGGCGAAATATGGTCGCCAAATATTGAACCAGCGAGCACAGCTGCAAACATAGGGATAAGCATTGATGGATCAATGACAACAGCCATTTGACCAGCAATGGGTAATAATATTCCAAACGTACCCCATGATGTGCCAGTAGCCAAACCAGAGATGGCAGCCATTAAGAAAATCATCACTGGTAAAAACCGCGGATCAATTGATTGATCAACTAAGCCTGCTAAATACTGACCAGTTCCTAAACGGTCTATCATTTCAATCGTTGTCCAAGCGAGAATAAGAATATAAATAGCTGGTAGCATAGATGCTAAACCCGCCTTTATTGCTTTACCAAAATCAGCCATTACTGGTTTAGCAGACAATGTAACACCTACGCTCGTTACAAAGCCAATAATGCTCCCAATTAGCAACGAAAAACCAATATCCGTATACTCCATCATCGTTAGTACCGTAATGGCTTCGCCTTCACCAGCCGCACCTTGAGCACCCGTATAAAATAGAAGTGAAACGGTTGAGGCAATAAGCACCAAAATAGGCACAAATAATTGATAAATTCGACCGTTTTTCATAACAAGTTCCTCATCAAGATCCCCGACAACTGCACCTTTTGCTGGGTCTGTAAGCTGCCCATTTTCTTTTGCACGAACTTCATGTTTCTTCATTAATCCGATATCAATATTAAAGATTATAATTAAAATTAAAAACAACAACGCAATCAGCGCGTAAAAATTCATCGGTACTGTATACATAAATGCTTGAAAAGCACTATACTCAGTAATTTGGTTACTAACTAAAATTGTAGCCATAACCCCAATAATATAAGCTCCCCAACTAGATAGAGGCATTAACACACAGATTGGTGCCGACGTTGAATCAACAATATAAGCTAGTTTTGCTCGAGACACACGATAACGGTCAGTCAGTGGTCTACTCATATTCCCAACTGTTAAAGCATTAAAATAATCATCAATAAAAATAACAAGACCTAAAAAGAACGGTAAAAACAATGCCCCTTTTCTTGTCGTTATACGTTTGGCAGCCCAACGACTAAATGCTTGACCACCGCCAGAGAACGTAATTAAACTAGCTACCATGCCTAAGAATAATAAAAACAACATGATGTAGAGTTCCCAATTATTTAAAACGAAACCTGCTTCACCAATCGCCTGCAGTACGCCTGAAATAGTAGGCTCATCCAAAGTATCAAAAGATAAAAACAATGCAGCAATTGTTTGAAAAATGCCTGCTAACGCTTGTCCTACGTGTTGGTCAAAAGCGATAAATGCACCAACTAATATAGCAATCCCCAATGAAATTAATACTTTTCTTGTTAAAATCACAAGAGTTAACGCCAAAATCGGCGGTATAAGCGATATCCAACCAAAGTGTTCCAATCTAACCTCTCCTTTTAGACAACGTCTGCATACAAAAAAACAATTATGGGAAAACCCATAATTGTCCTGCACAACAAACAGTCCCATCCATAGTAGTTCTCCACAGTTTCCCGTGACAGTCCGCCATTTATTCAATGACGACCCAGCTAAAAGACAACGGACATGCCTTTTGCTTCGGCAAAAACCCCTTTTCAATCTCATCTTAGCTATCCTCGCTCCGAAATTGTACTGATTGTTTTTGCGCCTCTACCCCATCAATTAGCAGATGAGGTGTTCCTATTTAATTCATTTTTCATCATATCACATCATGTTATGCGAGACAATGACAAAATACGACATTAGTCCACGTTATTTTCTTCCTGCTCTGCTCCAATAGTCGGGTAAACAAAGCCACCTTGACCTCCATAAAATTGTGGAACTGCACCCGCGATTAAAGCCATACCTGCAGGAGCTTCAACTGAAATGGTATCCGAGGTTTCTGAAAAGGGAAGAATAACATCCATATTCACTTCAATCTCTACATACAAGGATATTTGGGTATTATTAATACCTAGTGGCTTAATCTCATCCCGCATGCCGACTTTCGCATCCCCTATTAATGCATATCTTACGGGAATACCAGGACCAACATCTGTTAAAAGCGCATTATTTAACGCTCTACCTAATGGAATTGTCGCAACAATATTGCTGTTATCACCATAGCTATTTAGTTCTCCTCGTTGAACTTCATTCATAACTTCATGTACACGATGTTGAACATTCCCCAATAACTCATTGTACTTTTGAGTATTTATATTCGTAAAAACGACCATTCCATCTTCATTTGTTTCTTTATAAAAGATATCGCTCATATCCATCTGCGAAAGTTCTTCAGTCATCGCCTGCTCAATTGTATAAGTTGCAACACGCTCCATTTCCCGATTTGCAATTTGCGATATAATTGGTCTTAACTGCGAATCCACAAACCACAGTCCTTGTATAGAAA
This window encodes:
- the yunB gene encoding sporulation protein YunB, producing MKRFRKQPIKGTKMGRGPLPFRYVLLLSSILFAVLSIQGLWFVDSQLRPIISQIANREMERVATYTIEQAMTEELSQMDMSDIFYKETNEDGMVVFTNINTQKYNELLGNVQHRVHEVMNEVQRGELNSYGDNSNIVATIPLGRALNNALLTDVGPGIPVRYALIGDAKVGMRDEIKPLGINNTQISLYVEIEVNMDVILPFSETSDTISVEAPAGMALIAGAVPQFYGGQGGFVYPTIGAEQEENNVD
- a CDS encoding Na+/H+ antiporter NhaC family protein encodes the protein MEHFGWISLIPPILALTLVILTRKVLISLGIAILVGAFIAFDQHVGQALAGIFQTIAALFLSFDTLDEPTISGVLQAIGEAGFVLNNWELYIMLFLLFLGMVASLITFSGGGQAFSRWAAKRITTRKGALFLPFFLGLVIFIDDYFNALTVGNMSRPLTDRYRVSRAKLAYIVDSTSAPICVLMPLSSWGAYIIGVMATILVSNQITEYSAFQAFMYTVPMNFYALIALLFLILIIIFNIDIGLMKKHEVRAKENGQLTDPAKGAVVGDLDEELVMKNGRIYQLFVPILVLIASTVSLLFYTGAQGAAGEGEAITVLTMMEYTDIGFSLLIGSIIGFVTSVGVTLSAKPVMADFGKAIKAGLASMLPAIYILILAWTTIEMIDRLGTGQYLAGLVDQSIDPRFLPVMIFLMAAISGLATGTSWGTFGILLPIAGQMAVVIDPSMLIPMFAAVLAGSIFGDHISPISDSTILSAAGSGSHHMDHVITQLPYAVFTAVIAAMAFLVLGFFGIAIAWIAALILLALVVFVLQVLNKKQTSA